A window of the Planctomycetaceae bacterium genome harbors these coding sequences:
- a CDS encoding prolyl oligopeptidase family serine peptidase translates to MYPETKTVDQIDDYHGTKVADPYRWLENDVRSSDEVAAWVEAQNKVTFDFLKAIPERDAIEKRMTELWNYEKISAPFKRGGRYYFTRNDGLQNQSVLWMQQTLDDTPSVLIDPNTWSDDGTIALSGMAFSDDGRFLAYGIQDAGSDWNTWRVMEIETKKVLDDELKWVKFSGADWTPDSRGFFYARYPKPEEDAAFQSLNMNMKVYYHRVGTQQSSDVLVYERPDHPEWGFQNAVSEDGRYLILTIWVGTDDRYRIVVKDLTEPYGLPYELIDNFENEYSFVGNDDHVLYFQTNVEAANKRVIAIDLKRPQRENWKEVIPETENALSSTGIVGNMFVCEYLKDAKTQIRLHTMDGKFVREVEFPGIGSARGFGGRRGDTETFYSFSSFALPPSTYRYNMITGESELLRRADVKFNPDDYETKQVFYTSKDGTRVPMFICHRKGLTLDGSHPALLYGYGGFNISLTPGFSVSRLAWMEMGGVFALANLRGGGEYGEKWHKAGTKLNKQNVFDDFIAAAEYLIAEKYTSPKKLAIQGGSNGGLLVGACMAQRPDLYGACLPAVGVMDMLRFHKFTAGRFWVDDYGSADDPEEFKALLDYSPYQNLKGGVQYPATLVTTADTDDRVVPGHSFKFAAKLQASQSGRSPVLIRIETRAGHGAGKPTAKIIEEAADQWAFLVKTLGMDLAK, encoded by the coding sequence GTGTATCCTGAAACAAAAACTGTGGATCAGATTGATGATTACCACGGCACAAAAGTCGCAGATCCGTATCGTTGGCTCGAGAACGATGTGCGTTCTTCAGACGAAGTTGCCGCCTGGGTAGAAGCTCAGAATAAGGTGACATTCGATTTTCTGAAGGCCATCCCTGAGCGAGATGCCATCGAAAAACGCATGACGGAATTGTGGAACTACGAAAAGATCAGCGCACCCTTCAAACGCGGAGGTCGGTATTATTTTACTCGAAACGATGGCCTGCAGAATCAGAGTGTTCTCTGGATGCAGCAGACCCTGGATGACACACCGTCCGTCCTGATTGATCCGAACACCTGGTCCGACGATGGAACAATCGCGCTTTCCGGGATGGCCTTCAGCGACGACGGCCGATTTCTGGCCTACGGAATTCAGGACGCCGGTTCCGACTGGAACACCTGGCGCGTGATGGAAATCGAAACGAAGAAGGTGCTGGATGACGAATTGAAGTGGGTGAAGTTCAGTGGTGCCGACTGGACACCGGACAGCAGGGGATTCTTCTACGCCCGATATCCGAAGCCCGAAGAAGATGCCGCCTTCCAGTCGCTTAACATGAATATGAAGGTGTACTACCACCGGGTTGGCACACAGCAGTCTTCGGACGTCCTGGTCTACGAACGTCCTGACCACCCCGAATGGGGATTTCAGAATGCGGTTTCAGAAGACGGCCGGTATCTGATACTGACGATCTGGGTTGGAACTGATGATCGCTACCGTATCGTTGTCAAAGATCTGACGGAACCGTATGGGCTTCCGTATGAGCTCATCGATAACTTTGAGAATGAGTATTCCTTCGTTGGTAACGACGATCACGTGCTCTATTTCCAGACGAATGTGGAGGCTGCAAATAAGCGTGTCATCGCCATTGACTTGAAACGCCCCCAGCGAGAGAACTGGAAGGAGGTCATTCCGGAAACAGAAAACGCTTTGTCAAGCACCGGTATCGTTGGAAACATGTTTGTGTGCGAATACCTGAAGGACGCGAAAACTCAGATTCGCCTGCACACCATGGACGGGAAGTTCGTTCGTGAAGTCGAATTCCCCGGTATCGGCAGTGCGCGAGGCTTCGGCGGTCGGCGTGGTGATACGGAGACCTTCTACTCTTTCAGCAGCTTCGCATTGCCCCCCAGCACCTATCGCTACAACATGATCACCGGCGAAAGTGAACTGCTGAGAAGAGCGGATGTGAAATTCAATCCGGATGACTACGAGACCAAACAGGTCTTCTACACCAGCAAGGACGGAACTCGAGTTCCCATGTTTATTTGCCACCGCAAAGGACTCACGCTGGACGGCTCACATCCTGCGTTGCTGTATGGATATGGTGGATTCAATATTTCACTGACGCCCGGATTCAGTGTCAGCCGTTTGGCATGGATGGAGATGGGTGGCGTTTTTGCACTGGCCAATTTGCGGGGTGGCGGTGAATACGGTGAAAAATGGCACAAGGCCGGAACGAAACTCAACAAGCAAAACGTCTTTGATGACTTCATTGCGGCGGCTGAGTATCTGATCGCTGAGAAATATACGTCGCCAAAGAAACTTGCCATTCAGGGCGGCAGCAACGGCGGACTACTTGTCGGCGCTTGTATGGCTCAGCGTCCGGATCTGTACGGCGCGTGTTTACCAGCTGTTGGTGTCATGGATATGCTGCGATTCCACAAGTTTACTGCCGGCCGCTTCTGGGTCGATGACTACGGAAGTGCTGATGACCCCGAGGAATTCAAAGCGTTGCTGGATTATTCCCCTTATCAGAACTTAAAGGGCGGCGTGCAGTATCCGGCAACTCTGGTTACGACGGCTGACACAGACGATCGCGTCGTCCCCGGCCACAGTTTCAAATTTGCAGCCAAACTGCAGGCCAGTCAGTCTGGTCGCTCGCCTGTGCTGATTCGCATTGAAACTCGAGCTGGACACGGAGCAGGAAAACCAACGGCAAAGATCATTGAAGAAGCAGCCGATCAATGGGCGTTCCTTGTGAAGACTCTGGGGATGGATCTGGCTAAGTAA
- a CDS encoding DUF4105 domain-containing protein: protein MIVYVLTLLQQPSNDRDWALDNSIVPEIRIVGKDVSISGFRHITFSSGPEDAEDETNVNYSTLRFQIDQLREVWFVVQKFTALEGIAHNFLTFSYDPGDGPRYFSVSVEIRRERGESFSPTRGLYRQYELIYVVADERDEIGSRTVFRPNDRVYLYPVNATSEQVQSLFVSIAARMQALVETPEYYHSLLNNCTNNIVEHTYQLTSKPINWLNPQIVLPGFADRLAFSRGLIGDGDDDFETLRARCRIDGIARKGGITPDFSTLIRQRLDRQGPGPGKQGTISSDPR from the coding sequence GTGATCGTTTACGTCCTCACTCTCCTTCAGCAACCATCGAATGACCGCGACTGGGCACTTGACAATTCGATTGTGCCCGAAATCCGGATCGTCGGGAAAGACGTCAGCATCTCAGGATTCCGTCACATAACATTCAGCAGCGGACCGGAAGACGCTGAGGATGAGACAAACGTAAACTATTCCACCCTTCGATTTCAGATCGATCAGTTGCGCGAAGTTTGGTTTGTCGTACAGAAATTCACTGCCCTCGAGGGGATTGCTCATAATTTTCTGACGTTCTCATATGACCCGGGCGACGGACCTCGCTACTTCAGTGTGTCGGTAGAAATTCGTCGGGAGCGAGGTGAGTCGTTCTCTCCGACGCGAGGACTCTATCGACAGTATGAACTGATTTATGTCGTTGCAGATGAGCGGGATGAAATTGGATCTCGAACCGTGTTCCGCCCGAACGACCGCGTCTATCTGTATCCCGTAAATGCAACCAGTGAGCAGGTACAGAGTCTGTTTGTCAGTATCGCTGCTCGCATGCAGGCACTTGTGGAAACGCCGGAGTACTACCATTCGCTGCTGAACAACTGCACCAACAACATCGTCGAACACACCTATCAACTGACATCAAAGCCGATTAACTGGCTGAATCCACAAATTGTTCTCCCGGGATTTGCAGATCGGCTCGCATTTTCGCGCGGGCTGATCGGCGATGGCGATGATGACTTCGAAACCCTGCGAGCTCGTTGTCGCATTGACGGTATTGCACGAAAAGGCGGGATCACCCCGGATTTTTCGACGCTGATCCGACAGCGTCTGGACCGTCAGGGACCCGGGCCTGGGAAGCAGGGAACGATATCGAGCGATCCTCGGTGA
- a CDS encoding aconitase family protein: MAPEYGATMGAFFPVDVETLRYLERTGRPKQVIERMKGC, translated from the coding sequence ATGGCACCGGAATATGGAGCAACGATGGGCGCTTTTTTCCCGGTCGACGTCGAAACTCTGCGATACCTGGAACGCACAGGTCGGCCGAAACAAGTCATTGAACGAATGAAGGGCTGCTAA
- the aroH gene encoding chorismate mutase has protein sequence MAVRGVRGAISVTADHADLIREAARELLQEIVKRNGISDFDDIVSAVFTTTEDLVSAFPAEAARALGMSHVPLLCAREIPVTGSMPMCIRVLLHINTERTPHQIEHVYLGDAQRLRPDITSAQ, from the coding sequence ATGGCTGTTCGAGGAGTACGTGGGGCAATCTCTGTCACCGCAGATCACGCCGATCTGATTCGTGAAGCAGCAAGGGAACTGCTGCAGGAAATCGTAAAGCGAAATGGAATCAGCGATTTCGATGATATTGTCTCGGCCGTTTTCACAACGACCGAAGACCTGGTTTCTGCTTTTCCTGCCGAAGCTGCCCGTGCGCTCGGAATGAGCCATGTTCCGTTGCTTTGCGCGCGAGAGATACCCGTTACCGGGTCAATGCCGATGTGTATCCGCGTTTTGCTTCACATCAACACAGAACGTACGCCGCACCAGATCGAACACGTTTATCTTGGGGACGCCCAACGGCTCCGTCCGGACATCACAAGTGCTCAATAG
- a CDS encoding ZIP family metal transporter has product MRLLYRDKSIGRLSGLICVVIAMIGGSSVGFSMPLLLLQNAEVAPQYTAEDQPVPATGSAAAAKSPWNPAVGGLNRRGELPPLKTQSLLLLAGYCLAIMMASMLGGWLATRLRLSHNSMQTVISFVGGLMLGIGVFHLLPHSVHGLPSIDSAARWMMAGMLAMFLLIRTFHFHHHGPLEVAVDVHRHEPAAKNATDSCGSSDGNNVVLGIHHDHDHDHDHDHDHDHDHDHDHDHDHDNSPSPASLQQLIASGPPCGHAHELSWAGIAIGLSLHTFIDGIALAASVQAESTHRIPYSLFGLGTFLAIMLHKPLDAVSIASLMSASGWHPRWQHRVNALFSMMCPAGAFLFLSGVRMLGDWQGYVVGATLAFSAGLFICISLSDLLPEMEFHAHNRARLTLTLIGGILVALGITFLEPGYMH; this is encoded by the coding sequence ATGCGACTCCTGTACCGAGACAAGTCTATTGGGCGACTCAGTGGATTGATCTGCGTCGTTATTGCCATGATCGGCGGGAGCAGCGTGGGATTTTCGATGCCACTCCTTCTGCTGCAAAATGCAGAAGTCGCACCCCAGTACACAGCGGAGGACCAACCTGTCCCTGCCACGGGTTCCGCCGCGGCCGCAAAGTCTCCATGGAATCCTGCTGTCGGTGGACTCAACAGACGCGGCGAACTACCACCGCTGAAGACGCAATCATTGTTGCTTCTGGCGGGCTACTGCCTTGCAATCATGATGGCATCTATGCTGGGTGGCTGGCTTGCTACTCGTTTGCGTTTGTCACACAACAGCATGCAGACGGTCATCAGTTTTGTTGGCGGTCTGATGCTTGGTATTGGAGTCTTTCATCTGCTTCCGCATTCGGTCCATGGCCTGCCGTCCATTGATTCTGCCGCGCGGTGGATGATGGCAGGAATGCTTGCGATGTTCCTGCTCATTCGTACGTTTCACTTTCATCACCACGGTCCACTGGAGGTTGCGGTGGATGTTCATCGGCACGAACCTGCTGCGAAGAACGCTACTGATAGCTGCGGTTCAAGTGACGGAAACAATGTTGTCCTGGGCATCCACCACGACCACGACCACGACCACGACCACGACCACGACCACGACCACGACCATGACCATGACCATGACCATGACCATGACAACTCTCCTTCGCCAGCTAGTTTGCAGCAGTTGATCGCGTCCGGTCCGCCTTGTGGTCATGCCCATGAACTCAGCTGGGCGGGAATTGCGATTGGACTTTCTCTGCATACGTTCATCGATGGGATCGCACTGGCAGCCAGTGTGCAGGCCGAATCCACGCATCGCATTCCGTATTCGTTGTTTGGGCTTGGAACTTTCCTGGCGATCATGCTGCACAAGCCATTGGACGCCGTTTCCATTGCATCACTGATGTCGGCCAGTGGATGGCATCCGCGATGGCAGCACCGGGTGAATGCGTTGTTTTCCATGATGTGTCCGGCCGGCGCATTCCTGTTTCTGTCCGGTGTCAGGATGCTGGGTGACTGGCAGGGTTATGTTGTTGGTGCAACACTGGCCTTTTCGGCCGGACTATTCATCTGCATTTCGCTGAGTGATCTTCTGCCGGAAATGGAATTCCATGCACATAACAGGGCTCGATTGACGCTGACGCTGATTGGCGGCATTCTCGTTGCGCTGGGGATTACGTTTCTTGAGCCCGGGTATATGCATTAG
- a CDS encoding DUF1501 domain-containing protein, with translation MAIPHPNADLHNRRIFLKRSSLGAGAVAAAWMLQENSVTAKPPGVDSGNQTFDLLPKQPPLQPTAKAMISLFQHGGPSHMDLTDPKPMLTKYDGSDYQGDIQYSFVNAASKKLLGTRWKFRQHGQCGTEFSELLPQIASIADDLCLIRSMHTGANGHEVSIRYFHGGIPGVLGRPHYASWLLYGLGSETQNLPSYMVLTDPGGHPVDSTNNWSSGFMPPLFQGTVLRPREPRILNLEAPPHLQGEPQRQNLDLLQTLNRRYSSQFPNEPDLDARIASYELAARMQIAATDALDISQETRSTQELYGIHEDATREYGTRCLIARRLVERGVRFVQLFLAGQPWDNHNNLVTALPAVCRRTDRPAAGLVKDLKQRGMLNETIVHWGGEIGRLPVTQDQGGPEKHGRDHNGQGFSIWFAGGGFKPGIAYGTTDEFGHKAVENVVTPNDYQATLFRLFGLDWKELVFPHNGQPQIVTAGRDARVVTEILS, from the coding sequence ATGGCCATTCCCCACCCGAACGCAGACCTGCATAACCGGCGGATCTTTCTGAAGCGATCATCGCTTGGCGCGGGAGCTGTTGCGGCGGCGTGGATGCTGCAGGAAAACAGCGTCACGGCAAAGCCACCGGGGGTGGATTCCGGCAACCAGACATTCGATCTGCTTCCAAAACAGCCGCCTCTGCAACCAACGGCAAAGGCAATGATTTCGCTGTTTCAGCATGGTGGTCCATCGCATATGGATTTGACCGATCCCAAACCAATGCTGACAAAGTACGACGGCAGCGATTACCAGGGCGACATTCAATACAGCTTTGTGAACGCAGCCAGCAAGAAGCTGCTGGGGACGCGATGGAAATTTCGCCAACATGGTCAGTGTGGTACGGAATTCTCTGAACTGCTCCCTCAAATTGCCAGCATCGCGGACGACCTCTGCCTGATCCGAAGCATGCACACCGGAGCCAATGGGCATGAAGTATCAATTCGCTATTTTCATGGTGGCATTCCCGGAGTCCTGGGGCGACCGCACTACGCATCGTGGCTTTTGTACGGTTTGGGTTCTGAAACTCAGAATCTGCCGTCCTACATGGTGCTGACGGACCCCGGTGGACATCCTGTTGACAGTACCAATAACTGGTCCAGTGGATTCATGCCGCCGCTGTTTCAGGGAACCGTACTTCGCCCCAGAGAACCTCGAATTCTGAACCTCGAAGCTCCTCCGCATTTGCAGGGTGAACCGCAACGACAGAATCTGGATTTGCTGCAAACCCTGAATCGCCGCTACTCATCCCAGTTCCCCAACGAACCCGATCTCGATGCACGAATCGCAAGTTACGAGCTGGCAGCTCGGATGCAGATTGCCGCAACAGATGCACTGGACATCAGTCAGGAAACCAGGAGTACCCAGGAATTGTATGGAATCCATGAAGATGCCACGCGTGAATACGGAACGCGCTGCCTGATTGCGCGGCGATTAGTCGAACGCGGCGTTCGGTTCGTCCAGTTATTTCTGGCGGGCCAACCGTGGGACAATCACAACAATCTGGTGACGGCGTTGCCAGCAGTATGCAGGAGAACGGATCGCCCCGCAGCCGGCCTTGTTAAAGATCTCAAACAACGCGGAATGCTCAATGAAACCATCGTTCACTGGGGCGGAGAAATTGGCCGACTCCCCGTGACTCAGGATCAGGGTGGCCCCGAAAAGCACGGACGCGATCACAATGGGCAGGGCTTCAGCATCTGGTTTGCTGGCGGCGGATTCAAACCCGGAATTGCGTACGGAACAACCGACGAATTCGGCCACAAGGCGGTGGAAAACGTAGTCACTCCCAATGACTATCAGGCTACCCTGTTCCGATTGTTTGGACTGGACTGGAAGGAACTGGTGTTTCCACACAACGGGCAACCGCAGATCGTAACCGCAGGCAGGGACGCAAGGGTCGTGACTGAGATCCTCTCGTGA
- a CDS encoding DUF5658 family protein translates to MKLPGRKLLYENEISWFVLASAMDVFVTYIILRLSGQGLTRLNMIESNPVAQWVIRHSGMPGMVAFKFVMVAIVVTAAELVGRKHFRIGRLLLLAGTTVVGGVAVYSLILLSGQL, encoded by the coding sequence ATGAAACTTCCCGGCCGAAAACTGTTGTATGAAAACGAGATCTCCTGGTTCGTTCTCGCCAGTGCCATGGATGTTTTTGTGACGTACATCATTCTGCGTTTGAGCGGACAGGGACTCACACGTCTGAATATGATTGAAAGCAATCCGGTGGCTCAATGGGTGATTCGGCATTCGGGCATGCCCGGAATGGTCGCTTTCAAGTTTGTCATGGTGGCAATTGTCGTGACAGCCGCGGAGTTGGTTGGCCGCAAACATTTTCGGATCGGCCGTCTGTTGCTGCTCGCAGGAACCACAGTCGTTGGAGGAGTCGCGGTCTACAGTCTGATCCTGCTTTCCGGTCAGCTCTAG
- a CDS encoding transketolase C-terminal domain-containing protein has protein sequence MSNVGEFPIPLKNYKAIALDPGQTALTAEQRETLKQNIQICRDAIVFFTAIADAKGLGGHTGGPFDTVPEVCIMHGFMKHAAAGGTPNVLPVFFDEAGHRVATQYLMAVLEGELPVEKLYHYREYLSHLPGHPERGFTPGVKFSSGRLGHMWPFVNGVAIANPGKVVFMLGSDGSQMEGNDAEAARLAVAQKLNIKLLIDDNDVTIAGHPSDYLPGFDVSKTLAGHGLPVDIGDGEELDSLYARMCAAVTTDGPVALINRRKMCVGVKGLEGSAHGHDVIKVSVAKEYLTERGQTAAVEYLNNVTKGPSGPTYQGSDSKSVGKNRDLFGKILNEILDAIPEPERVASVRVFDSDLEGSCGLNHVRAKHPEVFVRGGIMERGNYSAAAGFGFEAGKQGIFGTFSAFLEMVVSEITMARLNQSNVLAHFSHAGCDDMADNTCHFGLNNMYAANGLPDEGRDTTRLYFPADQHQFRACLKKIYGDAGLRFIYSTRSGVPDLLKEDGSRVYGDDYEFVTGKDDVIREGKDGYIVSFGETVYRALDAVIRLKAQGLEVGLINKATLNVYDEDMMSKLAAAPMVLVAESFNVATGLGSRFGTELLKRGFKGRYNNIGTNREGSGGLWQQMGHQGIDSDGIIESVLALR, from the coding sequence ATGTCAAACGTTGGTGAATTCCCGATTCCGCTGAAGAATTACAAGGCCATCGCACTGGATCCCGGCCAGACGGCATTGACAGCGGAGCAACGTGAGACGCTCAAACAAAACATCCAGATTTGTCGCGATGCGATTGTCTTCTTCACTGCGATTGCAGATGCCAAGGGCCTGGGTGGACATACCGGCGGCCCGTTCGACACGGTCCCTGAGGTCTGCATCATGCACGGCTTCATGAAGCATGCCGCCGCAGGTGGTACTCCCAATGTACTGCCCGTCTTTTTCGACGAAGCAGGACACCGTGTCGCCACGCAGTATCTGATGGCCGTTCTGGAAGGTGAGCTGCCTGTCGAAAAGTTGTACCACTATCGCGAGTACCTTTCTCATCTTCCGGGGCACCCGGAGCGAGGCTTTACCCCGGGCGTCAAGTTTTCCTCAGGCCGACTGGGGCACATGTGGCCGTTCGTCAATGGAGTCGCCATCGCAAACCCCGGTAAGGTCGTTTTCATGCTGGGATCAGATGGATCTCAGATGGAAGGGAATGATGCAGAGGCGGCCCGGCTGGCAGTCGCGCAGAAACTCAACATCAAACTGTTGATCGACGACAATGATGTGACCATCGCAGGCCATCCGTCCGACTACCTGCCGGGCTTCGATGTTTCGAAAACGCTCGCTGGACATGGTTTGCCGGTCGACATTGGTGATGGGGAAGAACTTGACAGTCTGTACGCACGCATGTGTGCAGCGGTCACAACTGACGGGCCAGTCGCATTGATTAATCGACGCAAGATGTGTGTTGGCGTCAAAGGACTCGAAGGCAGTGCTCACGGGCACGACGTCATCAAGGTCTCCGTTGCAAAAGAATATCTGACTGAACGCGGACAGACGGCGGCAGTCGAATACCTGAACAACGTCACCAAAGGACCATCCGGCCCAACCTATCAGGGTAGTGATTCGAAGAGCGTTGGTAAGAACCGGGATCTGTTTGGCAAGATTCTGAACGAGATCCTTGACGCCATTCCAGAGCCGGAACGCGTCGCATCGGTACGTGTTTTTGACAGTGACCTTGAGGGTAGCTGTGGACTCAACCACGTTCGCGCGAAGCACCCGGAAGTCTTTGTTCGCGGCGGTATCATGGAACGCGGCAACTACTCAGCTGCCGCCGGGTTTGGATTCGAAGCCGGAAAGCAGGGGATCTTCGGGACGTTTTCGGCCTTCCTCGAAATGGTGGTTTCAGAAATCACGATGGCGCGGCTGAATCAGTCGAATGTCCTCGCCCATTTCTCGCACGCCGGCTGCGACGACATGGCGGACAATACCTGCCACTTCGGGCTGAACAACATGTACGCGGCGAACGGTCTGCCGGACGAAGGTCGTGATACCACACGGCTCTACTTCCCTGCCGATCAACACCAGTTCCGCGCATGCCTGAAGAAGATCTACGGCGACGCCGGTCTTCGATTTATCTATTCAACACGGTCCGGCGTTCCGGACCTGCTGAAAGAAGACGGCAGTCGAGTCTATGGCGACGACTACGAATTTGTCACAGGCAAAGACGACGTCATTCGCGAAGGCAAAGATGGTTATATCGTCAGCTTTGGTGAAACGGTGTACCGGGCTCTGGATGCTGTCATCCGTCTGAAGGCTCAGGGACTTGAGGTCGGACTTATCAACAAAGCGACACTGAATGTCTACGACGAAGACATGATGAGCAAGCTTGCAGCGGCCCCGATGGTTCTGGTGGCAGAATCGTTCAACGTAGCGACTGGTCTGGGGTCGCGGTTCGGAACGGAACTTCTGAAACGAGGCTTCAAGGGTCGATACAACAACATTGGCACCAACCGAGAAGGCTCTGGTGGCCTCTGGCAGCAGATGGGACATCAGGGAATCGACTCCGATGGGATTATCGAATCCGTTCTGGCACTGCGTTAA